The following are from one region of the Thermoproteus uzoniensis 768-20 genome:
- a CDS encoding DUF3782 domain-containing protein, with protein MSVAEEVRRILLEHPEILVEVLTARPHIVYEALAKLLPWERLLREVEEIKNNMATKRELEEIRNTMATKEDLERLATKEELQKLEKRLEEVESRMATKDDLKTLTTREELEDIRSRMATKEDLKAFATKEDLKIFATKEDLKVFATKEDLKAFATKEELRAEIRKLSIQITALGARWGVWSEEAFREGVRELLREAGYAVERWTYFDERGQVYGYPSEVELDVVVRNGVVLVVEIASAVRRGDLPYVKRKAELYEKVSGRRVERVILVSPFIHDKNPDFVRALAKSLGIDILSPAEQVEPGASG; from the coding sequence GTGTCTGTTGCCGAGGAGGTGAGGCGCATTTTGCTGGAGCATCCTGAGATACTAGTGGAGGTTCTGACCGCCAGGCCTCACATTGTGTACGAAGCCCTCGCCAAGCTACTCCCTTGGGAAAGGCTATTGAGAGAAGTAGAGGAGATCAAGAACAACATGGCAACCAAAAGAGAGCTAGAGGAGATTAGAAACACGATGGCGACGAAGGAGGATCTAGAACGATTAGCCACAAAAGAGGAGCTACAGAAGTTAGAAAAAAGGCTAGAAGAGGTAGAGAGCAGAATGGCCACGAAGGATGATTTAAAGACATTAACCACCAGAGAGGAGCTGGAGGACATAAGGAGCAGAATGGCGACGAAGGAAGATCTAAAGGCCTTCGCAACTAAGGAAGATTTGAAGATATTTGCCACTAAGGAGGATCTAAAAGTCTTCGCCACTAAGGAGGACTTGAAGGCTTTTGCTACCAAGGAGGAGTTGCGGGCTGAGATTAGGAAGTTGTCTATACAGATTACGGCCTTGGGGGCGCGGTGGGGTGTGTGGAGTGAGGAGGCTTTTAGGGAGGGGGTTAGGGAGTTGCTTAGGGAGGCTGGCTACGCGGTGGAGCGGTGGACGTACTTCGACGAGAGAGGCCAGGTCTACGGATACCCAAGCGAGGTGGAGCTGGACGTGGTGGTGAGGAACGGGGTCGTGTTAGTGGTGGAGATCGCCTCCGCGGTTAGGCGCGGCGATTTGCCATATGTAAAGAGGAAGGCGGAACTGTATGAAAAGGTGTCTGGGAGGAGGGTTGAGAGAGTGATTCTAGTGTCGCCGTTTATACACGACAAAAACCCGGACTTCGTGCGCGCCCTGGCCAAGTCCTTGGGTATAGATATCTTGAGCCCTGCGGAGCAGGTGGAGCCAGGGGCCTCGGGCTAG